The following DNA comes from Petrotoga sibirica DSM 13575.
CATAAAGGGAAATCCCATCAGTTCTAAGATTCCCAGTATTTTGATAAGTGTTATCGATTTTCAACCAAGATAATTTGTAACCTTTTTCTTTTAATTGATCGTAGTCATTAAGATATTCTTGCTTAATATCTATCAAAAAGCTGGTCCAACTATCCCCCGTTACCCAATAAAACGCTTCATCCAAATTGCTAAAAACGTTTGTATTTAAGACCCTTATTATCTGTCTCAGTGTGTCCTCTCCATAATTATTAACTATTTTTTTCACCAAAATTGTTCCATACATATAGTTAAAACCAGCAGGGCTCCATATATCAATTGAAGAACCTGAACCCAAATAATATCTTGGGAAGTTGTTACTCAATATCTCAGATCTTAGATACATATTGAAAAGATCGTCTTCAAATCTCCCTCCGAACTCTTTACTTTCCATGTAAATAGAAATACCTTCATGCAAATAGCTCGGCTGATGAACCATGTTAATCGTGTTTTTAATCAATTTACTAGGAACCCAAGATATAAAAGGATCTCTAACATCACTCCCATAAAAAATGTGATTCAACTCATGCGAAAAAACAAATTTACTCCAATCTTCTACGTTTCCACCCAATGCCAAAAAATCTTCTGGAGGATTAATGTAAAGCCTTATTACATTGGTACCTGTGAAGGCAAAAGAGTTTGTAAAATCAACATCATCTAAAATATAAACCGTTATTTTACCAGGATTTGAACCATAAAAATAAGTGTACTTTGTATACAATTCTTCCGCGGTATCAGCGATCTCTTCATAAAAATAATAAAGATCCTTCTCAAAAACAAACCTATAATTCTCTGTTTCTAATTGATAAAGATCTTTAGGTGGTGTATAAACAGTAGAAGAAAAAATCGTTAAAGAAATCGTCATACAAAAGATCAATACAAACAATTTTCTAAATCCTTTAATTGTCATCTTTAATTCAACTCCTTTGATTTTTTAAAGCTTAATCTATTATAATATAATAAATAAAAAAGATCGATAGGTATTGACAAACTTTCCTTTTTATGATAGACTTATTTTTGGAATTAATGCCGAGATGGCGGAATTGGTAGACGCTGCGGACTTAAAATCCGCTGGGTAGAGATACCCGTGTCGGTTCGAGTCCGACTCTCGGCACCCTTTTAAATTAATTATGCTACATTACTTGGTGCGGGGTGGAGCAGTCTGGTAGCTCGTCGGGCTCATAACCCGAAGGTCGTAGGTTCAAATCCTACCCCCGCTACCATTTGTTATATGGCGGCGTAGCTCAGTTGGCTAGAGCATACGGTTCATACCCGTAGTGTCAAGAGTTCGAATCTCTTCGCCGCCACCATAAATGAAATTTCTTAAATAAAAAGATGGGGTAATTTAGATAGATGCCCCATCTTTTTATTTTATTTTAATATTTTGACGAATTATTAATCACTCTTTCTAAACCTCAAAATTCTGCTATAAAAATGAGTTACTTTTCCACTTTCGAAAAAATCCTTAGAGGAATCCTCTACTATAATTCCCCTTTCTTTCAGTGCCTTTCCTGATAATTTAATTATCTCTTTTTCTTCTTCCTGAAGCCCTTCATAAACAGTGTATACAGCATCGTTTTCCAAATCTTTTAGCTTGACGTTTACCCTATCGAACAAGCCAAACCTTCGAGGGTTTCTTAAATATATCAAAACACCTTCATCTTTACTTTTATTCAAATACTCCACAGCAAAATACCTATCGTTTGGAACGGAAGAAAGTCTGAATTGATAGCCTTCTTGTATTATCTCTCTTATCTCTTTATACAACTGAACCTGATACCTTGCTAAATCGAAATCCCTTTCAGAGAATTTATTCAAATCTGCACCGATTCCCAAAGATCCCATCATCGATGAATGAAATCTGTACGCCAAAGGATAAGTATCTTTTTCTCCCCAGTCAGTTACCCACCCTATCATTATTTTTGGTGCGTATGCGTAGGAAAAACCCTCTTGGATCTCTAATCTATCAAATGGGTCTGTGTTGTCGCTTGTCCATACTTGATCCGCATATTGCATTAAGCCTATATCCACTCTTCCCCCACCGCTGGAACAGTTTTCAAAAGTAACGTGTGGATGTTTTTCTCTTAAATATTTCCAAATATCATATAAGTTCCACACGTATTTAACCCATATTTCTCTTTGTTTTCGTGGTTCTACTTGCATCCATCCCGACTCAAAAACATGTCTGTTCATATCCCATTTGACGAAATCTATATCGTTCTGTGTTAAAAGATTATCCATGAAATCTATGATGAACTCTTTCACATCTTCTCTTGCCAAATTAAGCATCAATTGATTTCGTTGAAGTGATTTTGGTCTATTTGGAAAACTAATCACCCAGTCAGGGTGATTTCTATACAATTCGCTGTCAGGGTTAACCATCTCCGGTTCTACCCATATGCCAAAATCCATTCCTAAGGATTTAACATAGCTTATCAAAGGTTTCAAGCCATTTGGAAATTTATCTTTGTTCACATACCAATCCCCTAACCCTGCATGATCGTCATTTCTTTCCCCAAACCATCCATCGTCTATAACAAAAAGTTCCACACCAATTTTTGCAGCCTTTTCAGCCAATATTTTTTGATTTTCTTCGTTCACATTAAACGTCGTGGCTTCCCAAGAATTGTATAAAACCTTTCTTAATTTGTGTGCTTTATCTTTTGGCAAGATATAGTCGAGCTGGTAATGATGTATATTCTGGCTCGCCTTTGTAAAACCCTCGTCTGAAAAGCCAAACACAAATTTCGGAGTAGTGATCTTTTCCGAGGGTTCTAGTATATAACTAAAATCCCAGTCATTTATTCCTCCAATTATAGCTATTCTTTCGTATATACGTTTTTGCACTACTATCTTCCAATTACCACTCCAAGCTAATTCACCGAAGTATACCTTTCCATGATCTTCATCAGCAGAGTAATCGATCGCAAAAAAAGGATTCAGGTAGGCGCTTGTTTTTCCAACCCTACTTTCCAAAACTTTGCTTCCCTCGTTTATGTCTTCCTTTTTTAAGTGAAACTCACTCCCCCACATACCTGCAAGATAATTTAGTTTTGCTTTTTCATCATTTTCAACATACAACGACGCCGATTTCATATCTTCTACATTTATTTCTTGATTAGAATTGTTTTCAATCTCTATCCATCTTTCTATAATATCGTACTTTGCTATCACCTTGTAGAAAAGATTTACACTCAAATTATAATGCTCATCACTTAGCCTGATTACTAGATCATTCCCACTCACTTCAAAACTTTTGTAATTCAACACAATATCCCTAACACCGTCGTAATACTCAACCTTCAAACAATGCTCGACGTTGTTCTTCTCTCCTCTTACAGAAAACTCATCATTCCAAGTGTATCTGTCCATTACAATCAAATCTTTAACTTCTGGGTAGTCCTTAAACCTCGGTAACTTTGATCCCCAATACAAATTTTTGATTTTTCCTTGATCATCTAATCCAAAAACGTAACCCATATTTTCTGTTTCCAAAAACCATCTCTTCGTTTCTTGATCAAAAGTTATAGGCATTTAATTTCCTCCTTCTCACATTTAAATGGTGAGCCTTTTAAAACCAGAATTTTATCGTTGCATACTCAAAATATTTTTTTGAAAGAAAAAAATAAAAGAACGAAAATACACAAAGAATAAATAGCCGAAAAAAGATAAACAGCATCAATCCCGTTTAAAGTATAAAGAAATCCCATCATCAATGGAGCCACAGTTCCAGATAACTTAAAGAAAACCTCTCTTAAGGAAATCACCGCTCCTCTGTTTTTTCTTGAAGTTATTTCAGTAGTCAGAGAGTGCATACTCGGAATATTTATGCCATGCCCCATGCCAAAAATAATAACAGCTACCATCAAACCTACAAAATTTCTAACAACCATCAATAAAAAAAGGGCGATCGCATAAAACACATAAGAAAAAGCTAACAACCATTTTACCGTGTATCTATCGCTTAATTTCACCAACTGTGAAGAAGCAAATGCAGCGGTGAAAGACATAAAAAACATTAATATACCTGTTATCCAAGGGGGAAAACCAAACTTATATTCTGATAAAAAAGGTAGATACGAAGAATATGCACCACTGAGCAAAAAGAAAGTAGAAAACCCAGCAATATAGATAAGAATTATTCTGAAATCTTTTAAAACTTTAAACAGATCTACAAAATAATCCTTCAAGTTCTCACCATTATTTTGATGGGAATCTTCAAGAAGAAATAAGGTAGCTATTCCAACGGGTACAGCTAAAATGGACAGAAAAAAAGGAAACTGCCAACCAAAAATAGCCAACATTCCACCAATAAGTGGATAGATAGCTAATCCAATATTTGCAACGGTTTCATTGTAACCTATAACTTTTAATCTTTCTCTTTCTCTAAATAAGTCTCCCATAAGGGTTACATTCAATGCGCCCAAGGCGGATGCCCCAGCTCCATTGATAGCACGTAATAACAGTAAAATGTTAAAATTTGTTGTTAAACCACTTAATGCCCCAGATATGGCAAATAAAAATAAGAAAGGAACCATAAATTTTTTTCTTCCATATCTATCAGCTAAAACACCAAATAATGGAGTTAAAAATATGGCAGGCAAGTTAAAAAAAGTAATTAACAAGCCTACCTGTTGCTCTGTTACATTGAATTCTTCCTTTATCAAAGGAAAAACAGGAGAAATACTAGATACACCCATGACGACCATCAACGTCACACCGAATATAATTAACATGTTATTTTTTTGATTTTGTTTTTTTGCAGAATTCAACTTTTTGCTTCCCCCAATAATTTTAGCTCTCTATACCTTTAATTTTATCATATTCACACATTATATAAACTTCAAAAAATCTATTAATACAATTTTTTTCATTTGTGATAGAGTTTTATTAGTTGTTGAAATACACTATTACAAAGAAAGAGGGAAACATTTAGACATATTTTTATTGTTTTACAGAACCTAAAACGCCTTGTACGAAATACCTCTGAAGCATAAAAAATAGAATCAGAGCTGGTACCGTCGCTACTACTACGGCTGTCATAACTAAACCAAAATCGGGTTTGTAACCTGATGCTAAATTAGCTATAAATAAAGCCATAGTACGCTTTTTTTGACTTTGAATAATAACTAAGGGTTGTAAGTATGCGTTCCAACTTGTTAAAAAGGAGTAAATTGCTGCGGCAGCATATGTGGCTTTTATTGAAGGCATTACTATGGAGAAAAAAATTCTTAATTCACTTGCTCCATCCACACGCGCCGCCATTATAATCTCCCTTGGATATGTTTGAAAATTTTGTTTGAAGAAAAAGACTAAAAACACTGATGGGATCATAGGTAAAATAACTCCCCAAAGGGAATCTATTAAATTCAAATAAGTCATCAACCTGAAAACAGGAACCATCAAAGCGGCAAAAGGAACCATCAATGTTAATAAAGTCCCACCATAAACATATTTCATTCCTTTTGATTTATACAGTTCAAACCCGTAACCGGCCATAGAAGATGCAACAACAGACAAAATAACTACAAAAAAAGAAATTTGGATAGAGTTCCAGAAAACTTGACCTAAATCAAAATTGTTTATAAGATTTTGGATATTTACGAAAAATTGATTTCCGAATGTTAGTTTTCCTTTATTGACATCTAAAGATGTATTTGTGCTACCAACCACCATCCAATAAAAAGGGAACACTGAAATAAAAGCAGCAATACTTAAAAACAAGTATATTAATACATATCTAATTTTTCGACTCATTTTTCCTCACCTGCCACCCTAAACTGCGTTAAAGTTAAAATTACAGCTATAAGAACTATAATCCACGAAATTGCAGAGGCATATCCAAAATTTGGAACATACTTAAAACTAACATTATAAATATAAACTGATGGTGTAAGCAAAGAATTACCTGGGCCAACGCTTGAACCTGTTGTCACCCCAGAAGCTAGCATCATTGGCTCATCAAAGAGTTGTAATGTTCCTATCGTAGACAAAATAGTAGTAAAAAGAATTATAGGTTTCAACAAAGGAATTGTAATTCTAAAAAATTGGGTAATTTTACTTGCACCGTCTATCTCAGCAGCTTCATAGATTTCTTGGGGTATATTTTGAAGCCCTGCTAAATATAACATCATATTATACCCTGTCCATCTCCAAGTCATGGCAATTATTAATGTAACTTTGGCCCATACTGGATCTAACAACCATCTAATGGGTTCTTTAATTATATTAAGAGTTAATAAGACATTGTTAATAAGACCTTCAGTAGAAAACATCATTTTGAAAACTACACTATATGCAACAAGAGAAGTGACAGCAGGTAAAAAAAGAGCTGTTCTAAAAACCCTTTTTAACTTTAATTTTGGATCATTAAGCAAAAAAGCAAAAATAAGCGCTAAAAAGAGCATTATAGGAACTTGAATAATTAAAATAATAATAATATTTTTCAATGATTGTATGAAATAGTTGTCTTGAAAAAGTCTTAGATAATTTCCAAAGCCCACAAAATTTCTCATTACTCCTCTTGTAGAAAAAGTAGATAAATATAGGGAATAAATCAAGGGATAGAAAATAAACAAAGCCAAAAAAAATACAGCTATACTTACAAAAATCCAACCCCATTTGTTTCTTCTTTTTTCAAATGTTTTAGTCACTTAATAAACCTCCTAACTAAAAAATATTATTTAGTGTCTTTGGAAACTCTGAAACCTGCTTTAAACAATACTTCAAGAATCTAAAAATTTTTAAAATACCTCCATCATTCTAAGTTACATACAATCTGCTTTAGCTCCCCTTCGCTCAGCAGCCCGCCCGGATGGATCGAGTAGGGCTCCGCCCTGTAACCCTTTTAAAATCAAAATCTTATTTTTGAAAATCTTATTATTTCTAAAGTGTCTAAAAATATTATTAATGAGACTTGCAGTTTGCAACCAGATAATAAAAACTTTTTAGGAAAATACAAATACAAATTAAGTTTTTTAGTTCATTCTTTTTAAACTAATTTTAGATAATAAATTATATTTTGGTAAATTAGTTATCACAAATACTAAGGGTATCAAAAAGAAGGTCCATAAGGACCTTCTTAATAATTAAAAAAATCCAACTACATTTCTAAACTGATCTTCAGCTTTTTTTAGAGCTTCTTCAATCGTTAAGTTACCATTGTATACATCTGGCATTACTCCCATAATTGCTGCGTCTGCTTCGTAAGTAAATAAACCATAATCAATTGAAGGAATCATAGTCATCCATTCTGAAAAATCTAAATATATTCTTTGGTTACCAAAGAAAGGATCTCGTTTTACGTAAGCTTCACCTGTTTGAGCAGGTAACCAGGTTCCTATAGCTCCTCTTTCGTACAATATTGTTTGATAAAAATCTACATCTTTAGCATATATTTCTTTCATGAAATTAATTGCTAAATCTTTGTATTCAGAATTTTCTAATATATACCAACTGGATCCTCCAAGATTTGAGGCGTTAACAGAACCAGGAACATCCAATTTTGGAATTGGTAGAACGCCCCATTTACCTTCTTGAGTGGGTTCTGCCTTTATCGATCCAATTATCCATGCTCCAGTAATAACGGAGGCAACTTCTCCTTCATTAAATGATGCTACCCATTCATTCCAGCCAGAAACTTCTTTGCCAATTCCTGAGTCATAAATTTCTTTGTAAATTCTGACTGCTTCATACATCACTGGATTATTTGCTATGTTTGGTTCTCCATTCTCGTAAAAATACCAAGTTCCCGCTGATTGTAGCAATATCCTCATTAAACCTCCATCATACGGATCGGCTCCAATCATATATTTCCCAGTTTCTTCTTTAACCTTTTTTCCTAATTCTATAAATTCAGTCATTGTAATTTCATTTAGACCTTGAACGTTTATTCCAGCTTCTTGAAAATAATCTCTTCTATAAAACCATCCTGTTACACCAGAATCGAATGGAACTCCATAGACTTTGTTTTTTAATGTCATGAATCCAAGTTTGTAATCGGCGAATTCTTCCCAGTTAAAATAACCTGTTAAATCAGTAAAAGATTTAGGATACGATTCCAAATACTTCTTTGCGTTATAATCTTCAATCAACACAATTTCAGGAAGACCTTTTTTTACACCAGAGGCCAATATTGTGTTCAACTTTTGCTCAACATCGGCTTTTGCCATACTTACAATTTCAAACTCTACATTTGGATTTGCTTTACTGTATCTTTCGGCTGCTTCTTCCATGATTGCCACATTAAAATTAGGATCCCAACACCATATGGTTATTTTGCCACTTGAATCTGCTGCATTAGCCGTTATACCTAATCCCACCATAAAAACTAAAAGGACTAAAACACTTAAAAATCTTTTCATACCTACACCTCCCATATGTTTTAGACATATTTAATCATAGTACTTGTACTGCTATTCAAAAATCACCTCCTTCATAGCAAAAAGCATATCAAGATTTCGTTCTTTTAAGAATCTTAACCCCATAACCTGGAACAGTTAGTTTTCTATCTGAAGTTTCACCTTCCAGAAGGTCGATATATTTCTGTTCATCAAGTTCGACAACCTTTTCTTCTTGAGTAAAGTTCATCACAAAAATAAAGTCATTCTCTCCATCAGTTCTCATTTGAGCTGTAATACCGTATGGTAAATCCCTATCAATAACCTTTTTCAATCCAAGTTCTTCTATCAGTTTGCCATAAAACATATCGTTAAATTGCTCTTCATTTCTTGAAGCTATATAATATGCTTTTCCTTTTGAAAAATCATTGACCGTTAAAGCGGGCATCCCTTTGTAAAAATCCTCTTTGTAGGTTGCCAAAGATCTAGCTCCTTCCAAATGAATCAAATCGCATAGTTCCTTTGCTTTATATTCACCTTTCAGCCCTAATTCATTTTCATTATCGAAAGAAACTTGTCTACTCTCACCATCGTAAAGTGCATCTATCTCCTCAGACCAAATGCCAAGAACCTCTCTCAAAGGACCTGGAAATCCCCCTAAGAAACACAAATCTGTCTCGTTGACTATTCCCGACCAGTATGTTGTAACAAAGGTCCCACCTTTTCTCACAAATTCCTTGATTTTTTCACTTACCCCTTGTTTAACCATGTAAAGCATTGGTGCTATCAATAATTTGTATTTTGAAAAGTCACAGTCCATATTTATAACATCAACAGGTACACCATTCTTCCAGAAAGGTTTATAATTCTCTTTAACGGTTTCCTCGTAATGTATGCCTATGTTTCTTGGGCCTTGGGCATCTTTCATCGCCCACCTATTTTCCCAATCAAAAATAATAGCAACTTCTGGATTTACCGTTGTTCCTATTATTTCATCTAATCTTTTTAGTGTTTCACCCACATTTTTGACATCGTTGAAAACTCTGGTATTTTCATGCCCACAATGATCAACAACAGCTCCATGGAATTTTTCACTGCTCCCTCTGCTCTTTCTCCATTGAAAATATTGAACGGTATCAGAACCATGAGCTACCGCTTGAATAGAAGATAATAAATGCATTCCTGGTCTTTTCAATTTACTGACTTCTTGCCAATTAGTTGTGCTCGGAGTGCTCTCCATCAACATGAAAGGTTTTCCACCTTTCAATGATCTATTCAAATCATGAACCATACTCACTCCACAGGCTAAATCGTAATCATCATTACTATGCCATCTTGGATAATTATCCCAGGAAATTACATCCACATAATCAACAAATTTCCAGTAATCTAATCCCTCATATATTCCCATAAAGTTGGTTGTCACAGGCAGGTTTGGATTTATCTTTTTCAGAGGCTCTATCTCGTGTTTGAAAAAATCAACAGTTTGGTGAGTTACGAATCTCTTCCAGTCTAAACTTAATCCATGAAGCGTACTCTCTCCATGAGGCGCGGGAGATTCTATTTGTGTCCAATCAGTATAGGTATGACTCCAAAAAGCCGTCCACCAGGCATCATTCAGATTTTCTAAGGTTTTATATTTCTCCTTTAACCAATTTCTAAAGGATTCTTGACAGAGTTCACAGTGACATTCTCCCTCATATTCGTTAGATACATGCCAAGCTATTACTCCTGGATGATTCGAATACCTTTCTGCTAGTTTTGTGTTTATAATGTTGACTTTTTCTCTGTAAACTGGCGATGTATAACAATGATTATGGCGCTCACCGTGAAGGTTTCTCACTCTATTCGGTCCTACCCTCAAAACTTCTGGATATTTCCGCGACATCCAGGCAGGCCTAGCACCACTTGGAGTTGCTAAGATTGTATATATTCCATTTTTGTATAGCTTTTCTATAACTTTATCTAACCAACCGAAATTAAACTTACCTTCTTCAGGTTCTAAAGTACTCCAGGCGAATATGCCTACAGACATAACGTTGCATCCAGCAAGCTTCATAAGCCTGATATCCTCTTCTAAGACTTCTGGATACTTTAGCCATTGATCAGGGTTATAATCTGCCCCGTGTAGAAAATGCGGCACTTTTGCACTTATTGGTTCATATTTTTTTGTCATTATTTTCACTCCTAAACTTTCAATATTATTTACAAGGTCAATATTACTAAACATTAATATCGATACCGTGAACGATACCAAAATAATTATAACAGAGTTAAAATTCGTTGCAAAATCTCGTTATGGGCAATTAGGTAAGTTTAAAGGCAATTAAAAGATATTATTCACGTTTAACTCGAATTTTCTCAATTTTTGAGAATTTTTACTCCGTCTTCGATTGTTGTTTCGTAAAAGAATGGCTCTATCATGGTTTTTTCATAATAATTCTTCGAAACTTGCTCCTTGAAAGTTTTTACCTGACTTTTTTCCACCAAAGCAATGGCGCATCCACCAAATCCTGCTCCAGTCATTCTAGCTCCTACACAGCCTTTGGTTTTTAGAGCTTCGTCAACAATTGTATCTAGTTCATAACCTGTCACTTCATAATCATTTTTCAAGGAATTATGGGATTGGATTAAAAGTGATCCAAAACCTTCAATATCATTATTATTTAATAATTTAGAAGCCTGGATAACCCTTTGATTTTCTGTTATTACGTGCCTTGCTCTTTTTAACTCTATTTCATTATCAAGATATTTTAGATCTTTCTCACTACATTGGCATAAATTATCAACTTTTGTTTCCTTCGATTGGTTTATTTTTTCTAAAGCATTTTCACATTCTTGTCTTCTTTGGTTGTATTGAGACGAAGCAAGCTCTCTTCTTTTGTTTGTGTTCATAATAATCAGAGAATACTCGTCTAAATAGCAAGGTATGTATTCATAAGTTAGGTTTTGTGTGTCAAGCAGTAAAGCGTGATCCTTCTTGGCGTTTGCTATCACAAATTGATCCATTATTCCAGAGTTCACACCAATAAATTTGTTTTCAACCCTTTGTCCCAAGAGTGCAAGGTATGTTCTTTCGATTTCTTCAGGGGATTGACTTTGAGATAAGAGCATGAACCCAATTAGTACTTCCAAAGCCGCAGAAGATGAAAGGCCTGCTCCATTTGGAAGTTCTCCTTTAATCAGTATATTACATCCCTTCAAGGGAACCCCATCTTCTAACAGAAACTTTATAACCCCCTTAGCATAGTTACCCCAACCATCCTCTTTTCTATAATCCACTCCCTTATTTAGATCGACTTTTACTTCGTTGGGAAAGTCCATAGATTTTAGGCAAATAAAATTATCGTCCCTCAAATTCATTAAGCCATTTATACCAAGGTTTATAGCTACTGGTAATACATATCCTCCATTGTAGTCTATATGTTCGCCTATCAGATTTATTCTTCCTGGAGAGAAGAACCTTTGTACTGGTTTTTTACTAACTTCGTAGATTTCTTGAAAAGAATTTAGTAAATCCATTTTGTCGACCTCTCTATTGTATTTTTTTGAATTTTTCTATTGCATTTCTTAAAGTAACGGCAGTTTCTTCCACCGCCATGGTATTCGCCGCAGCCCAAGCACCCATCTCGCTTGATGCGTACCATTTTATTTTATCCTTGTCTCTTAAAGGAGGATAGAACTCAATATGAAAATGATAGTATTTGTTGGAATCTGCATATTCTTCTGAATTAACAGGAGTTTGATGGATATTCATCATGTAGGGAAAAGGTTTGTCAAACAATGCATCAAAACCACCAGTTAACAGTTTTATCGCCTCAGCCAGGTCCCATTTTTCTTTTTCGTCGAATTCTGATAAGTTGCCTTTGTGGGATTTGCTGACGATGAAAGCACCATAGGGGTAGTCTGTAAAAAACGGGAGATAAACGAGAAATGAGCCATTCTCAAAAAGAATTCTTTTTTGAAACTCCTTTTCTTCTTTGTTCATTTCACAAATAAGGCATTTTTCTTTTTCTTCGTAATATTTTTTACAGTTGTCGAGTTCCACTTTTAACTTCAAAGGAATCCACGAATAGGCATATAATTGACCGTGTGGATGGAGCATCGTTACCCCTACTTCTTTTCCTCTGTTTTCAAACGGAAAGATGTATTTTATTTTTTCATCTTTTGAGAGTTCCTCAAATCTTTCAACCCATAAGTTTACCAACTTAAATATATGTTCTACTTGTAATTGAGGAAGGGTAATATTGTGATCAGGAGAATACAAAATCACTTCGCATTTTCCATAATTTTTTTTGACTTTGTACAAATCCGATCCTTGTATATTTGGCTCATCTGGTTCTAGTTTTAAAGCGGGAAAATCGTTGTCGTATGCATAAACGTCATAGTTCGGAGGCACTTTTTTACCCGGTCCTGGACAAAAGGGGCACCAATCCTCAGGTAAATGGGGTCTATTTTGTCTGTTGTCTGCAACCATTGTGTATGTTTTTAATAAAGGATTCCAACGTAATTCTGCCATACAATTCCTCTCCTTCTTTGTTTGAGATTTACTGCCTTTAAAATCTCTAAACCTTCTTTAGCGCCCCTTCGCCCCGCTGCCCACCCATGACCCATATCTTATTTTATGTTTAAGATTTCCTCACTATAAGTTCTATATCTAATACTTTCCTTGTTGATGAGTTATCGCTTTTCTTACTTTTTATTCTTTTATAAAGCATTTGAAATGCCTCATATCCCATTTCAAACTTTTTAACTTTTACCGTTGTCAACTCTGGCTCGATTAACCTTGAAAAGGCTATATCGTCGTAACCTACTACTGAAACATCTTGTGGAATCTTTAGATTATTTTCTTTCAAAGCTTTAATCGCCCCGTAAG
Coding sequences within:
- a CDS encoding beta-galactosidase, with translation MTKKYEPISAKVPHFLHGADYNPDQWLKYPEVLEEDIRLMKLAGCNVMSVGIFAWSTLEPEEGKFNFGWLDKVIEKLYKNGIYTILATPSGARPAWMSRKYPEVLRVGPNRVRNLHGERHNHCYTSPVYREKVNIINTKLAERYSNHPGVIAWHVSNEYEGECHCELCQESFRNWLKEKYKTLENLNDAWWTAFWSHTYTDWTQIESPAPHGESTLHGLSLDWKRFVTHQTVDFFKHEIEPLKKINPNLPVTTNFMGIYEGLDYWKFVDYVDVISWDNYPRWHSNDDYDLACGVSMVHDLNRSLKGGKPFMLMESTPSTTNWQEVSKLKRPGMHLLSSIQAVAHGSDTVQYFQWRKSRGSSEKFHGAVVDHCGHENTRVFNDVKNVGETLKRLDEIIGTTVNPEVAIIFDWENRWAMKDAQGPRNIGIHYEETVKENYKPFWKNGVPVDVINMDCDFSKYKLLIAPMLYMVKQGVSEKIKEFVRKGGTFVTTYWSGIVNETDLCFLGGFPGPLREVLGIWSEEIDALYDGESRQVSFDNENELGLKGEYKAKELCDLIHLEGARSLATYKEDFYKGMPALTVNDFSKGKAYYIASRNEEQFNDMFYGKLIEELGLKKVIDRDLPYGITAQMRTDGENDFIFVMNFTQEEKVVELDEQKYIDLLEGETSDRKLTVPGYGVKILKRTKS
- a CDS encoding galactokinase, with product MDLLNSFQEIYEVSKKPVQRFFSPGRINLIGEHIDYNGGYVLPVAINLGINGLMNLRDDNFICLKSMDFPNEVKVDLNKGVDYRKEDGWGNYAKGVIKFLLEDGVPLKGCNILIKGELPNGAGLSSSAALEVLIGFMLLSQSQSPEEIERTYLALLGQRVENKFIGVNSGIMDQFVIANAKKDHALLLDTQNLTYEYIPCYLDEYSLIIMNTNKRRELASSQYNQRRQECENALEKINQSKETKVDNLCQCSEKDLKYLDNEIELKRARHVITENQRVIQASKLLNNNDIEGFGSLLIQSHNSLKNDYEVTGYELDTIVDEALKTKGCVGARMTGAGFGGCAIALVEKSQVKTFKEQVSKNYYEKTMIEPFFYETTIEDGVKILKN
- the galT gene encoding galactose-1-phosphate uridylyltransferase, whose product is MAELRWNPLLKTYTMVADNRQNRPHLPEDWCPFCPGPGKKVPPNYDVYAYDNDFPALKLEPDEPNIQGSDLYKVKKNYGKCEVILYSPDHNITLPQLQVEHIFKLVNLWVERFEELSKDEKIKYIFPFENRGKEVGVTMLHPHGQLYAYSWIPLKLKVELDNCKKYYEEKEKCLICEMNKEEKEFQKRILFENGSFLVYLPFFTDYPYGAFIVSKSHKGNLSEFDEKEKWDLAEAIKLLTGGFDALFDKPFPYMMNIHQTPVNSEEYADSNKYYHFHIEFYPPLRDKDKIKWYASSEMGAWAAANTMAVEETAVTLRNAIEKFKKIQ